In Fusobacterium hwasookii, a single window of DNA contains:
- a CDS encoding nitrite/sulfite reductase, protein MEKIQGLENIDKVDEFIKLTEQALKDEEKYKIWNAGKSMYGIYGERDKGTYMVRPRFIESKITLDNLTFFLTLAKKYGDKRLHLTTRQDIQLHGNKKENLAKILKELKANGFVTKATGGDAARAVITPPATGFEEEIINVAPYSKIVTEHILETGDLMFLPRKFKVAFSNKRENSLYVKIADVGFEAVEKDGIKGFRVFGGGSLGNSPKEAIILKDFIEHHDILYYVIAMRNLFNEHGDRKIRGKARLRFILIKLGDEEFLKLFNTYLDELYKKEGDKYKNIVLEKLKKYKNPYEVKAIKENKKEILIKSSNIVKGKIEGRYGYFIRLPKGDINIKEGNKLVEFLKNLDYKVEMRLTSHQELFVANLKKEDIYILDKLSNKYSKIRFFSSISCIGSTICNPGILDTPPILEMILKYFKNKQRLASYLPKIQLSGCPNSCAAHQIAELGFQGKRKKDGAYFNVFIGGEFETKDVVTLNKSVGELKAETIPLFLEEMAKILKERKITYEIYSKQDDFIDLVKKFAGVI, encoded by the coding sequence GTGGAAAAGATACAAGGTTTAGAAAATATAGATAAGGTTGATGAATTTATAAAACTTACAGAGCAAGCATTAAAAGATGAAGAAAAATATAAAATATGGAATGCTGGAAAGTCAATGTATGGAATCTATGGTGAAAGAGATAAGGGAACTTATATGGTGAGACCAAGATTTATTGAGTCAAAAATTACTTTAGACAATCTAACTTTCTTTTTAACTTTAGCAAAAAAATATGGAGATAAAAGACTTCATCTAACAACAAGACAAGATATTCAACTTCATGGAAATAAAAAAGAAAACTTAGCAAAAATTTTAAAAGAGTTAAAAGCTAATGGCTTTGTAACAAAGGCAACAGGTGGAGATGCAGCAAGAGCAGTTATAACACCTCCTGCAACAGGCTTTGAAGAAGAGATTATAAATGTTGCACCTTATAGCAAAATTGTAACAGAACATATACTTGAAACAGGTGATTTAATGTTTTTACCTAGAAAATTTAAAGTTGCTTTTTCAAATAAAAGAGAAAATTCATTATATGTAAAAATTGCAGATGTAGGTTTTGAAGCAGTTGAAAAAGATGGAATAAAAGGATTTAGAGTTTTTGGTGGAGGAAGTTTAGGGAATAGCCCCAAAGAAGCTATTATATTAAAAGATTTTATTGAACATCATGATATCTTATATTATGTAATAGCTATGAGAAATCTTTTTAATGAACATGGAGATAGAAAAATAAGAGGAAAAGCAAGACTTCGTTTTATTTTAATAAAACTAGGTGATGAAGAATTTCTAAAGTTATTTAATACTTATCTTGATGAATTGTATAAAAAAGAAGGAGATAAATATAAGAATATTGTTCTTGAAAAATTAAAAAAGTATAAGAACCCTTATGAAGTAAAAGCTATTAAAGAGAATAAAAAAGAAATATTAATTAAAAGTTCTAATATAGTCAAAGGAAAAATAGAAGGTAGATATGGATATTTTATTCGTCTACCTAAGGGAGATATAAATATAAAGGAAGGAAATAAGTTAGTAGAATTTCTAAAAAATCTTGACTATAAAGTTGAAATGAGATTAACATCACATCAAGAATTATTTGTAGCAAACTTAAAGAAAGAAGATATTTATATTCTCGATAAGTTAAGTAATAAATACTCTAAGATAAGATTTTTTAGTTCTATATCTTGTATAGGAAGCACAATATGTAATCCTGGTATTTTGGATACACCCCCAATATTAGAAATGATTTTAAAATATTTTAAAAATAAACAAAGGTTAGCAAGTTATTTACCAAAAATTCAATTATCAGGTTGCCCAAATTCATGTGCAGCACATCAGATAGCAGAGTTAGGATTTCAAGGTAAAAGAAAAAAAGATGGTGCATATTTTAATGTTTTTATAGGTGGAGAATTTGAAACAAAGGATGTTGTGACCTTAAATAAATCTGTGGGAGAATTAAAAGCAGAAACAATACCATTATTTCTTGAAGAAATGGCTAAAATATTAAAAGAAAGAAAAATAACTTATGAAATTTATTCAAAACAAGATGATTTTATAGATTTAGTAAAAAAATTTGCAGGAGTGATATAA
- a CDS encoding MarR family winged helix-turn-helix transcriptional regulator: MEYNCAMYVSQIRQMTIRALNQILKKHNITLFNAEQSKILEFLWQEDNLTPKDISKHTGLAISSLTSIIDRMETNGLLKRKSDEKDRRKTIISLTDLGKSLKKDFDKAVEEIKSYTFKNFKQEEIILFEYYLKRVFENLENLL, from the coding sequence ATGGAATATAATTGCGCAATGTATGTAAGTCAAATTAGACAAATGACAATTAGGGCTTTAAATCAGATTTTAAAGAAACATAATATTACTTTATTTAATGCTGAACAAAGTAAAATTTTAGAATTTTTATGGCAAGAAGATAATCTTACTCCAAAGGATATTTCAAAACATACAGGACTTGCTATAAGTAGTCTTACCTCTATTATTGATAGAATGGAAACAAATGGGCTTTTAAAAAGAAAATCTGATGAAAAAGATAGAAGAAAAACTATTATATCACTTACAGATTTAGGTAAATCTTTAAAAAAAGATTTTGATAAAGCTGTGGAGGAAATAAAAAGTTACACTTTTAAAAATTTCAAACAAGAGGAAATTATATTATTTGAATATTATTTAAAAAGAGTTTTTGAAAATTTAGAAAATTTATTGTAA
- a CDS encoding GNAT family N-acetyltransferase, translating into MKLRYAKKSEKEIAIKFWKDSFKDSEEQIKFYFDNIYNEKNYLVLEDNSKIVSSLHENDYIFNFNNESIKSKYIVGVSSDITMRNKGYMSKLLIAMLENSKKKDMPFVFLTPINPKIYRKFGFEYFSNIEYYNFSVEELANFKLPNNEYSYIEINEKNKNLYLNDLIKIYNTNMRDNFSYLERNDFYFDKILKEAISDEMKAFILYKNKVASAYIIFGLYEENIEIRECMALDSISYKEMLALIYGYRDYYKTVSLASPNNSSIEFLFENQLNIEKIVKPFMMMRVLNPLAIFKNLKLENSNIKIYIEDKMLKENTGLYSLNNEISFSNINEEKASYDLKIDITDLVFLFTGYFSIDDLVKLGKIDIKNKNIIKKLNKIFSKKNSYLYEFI; encoded by the coding sequence ATGAAACTTAGATATGCAAAAAAATCTGAAAAAGAAATAGCTATAAAATTTTGGAAAGATAGCTTTAAAGATAGTGAAGAACAAATCAAATTTTATTTTGATAATATTTATAATGAAAAAAATTATTTAGTCTTAGAGGATAATTCAAAAATAGTTTCTTCACTACATGAAAATGATTATATTTTTAATTTCAATAATGAGAGTATAAAAAGTAAATATATTGTTGGAGTTTCTTCAGATATAACTATGAGAAATAAAGGATATATGTCAAAATTGCTTATTGCAATGTTAGAAAATTCTAAGAAAAAAGATATGCCTTTTGTTTTCTTAACTCCAATAAATCCAAAAATCTATAGAAAGTTTGGTTTTGAATATTTTTCTAATATTGAATATTATAATTTCTCAGTTGAAGAATTAGCTAATTTTAAGCTTCCTAATAATGAGTATTCATATATAGAAATAAATGAAAAAAATAAAAATTTATACTTAAATGATTTAATAAAAATATATAATACTAATATGAGAGATAATTTTTCCTATTTAGAAAGAAATGATTTTTATTTTGATAAAATTTTAAAAGAAGCTATTAGTGATGAAATGAAAGCCTTTATTCTATATAAAAATAAAGTGGCAAGTGCATATATTATCTTTGGATTGTATGAAGAAAATATTGAAATTAGAGAATGTATGGCTTTGGATAGTATTTCATATAAAGAGATGTTAGCTTTAATTTATGGATATAGAGATTATTATAAAACTGTTAGTCTTGCTAGTCCTAATAACTCAAGTATAGAATTTCTTTTTGAAAACCAATTAAATATAGAAAAGATTGTCAAGCCTTTTATGATGATGAGAGTTTTAAATCCACTAGCCATATTTAAAAATTTAAAATTAGAAAATTCTAATATAAAAATTTATATAGAAGATAAAATGTTAAAAGAAAATACAGGATTGTACTCTTTAAATAATGAAATTAGTTTTTCTAATATCAATGAAGAAAAAGCTTCTTATGACTTAAAGATTGATATAACAGATTTAGTATTCTTATTTACAGGATATTTTTCTATTGATGATTTAGTAAAATTAGGAAAAATTGATATTAAAAATAAAAATATTATTAAAAAGTTAAATAAAATATTCAGTAAAAAAAATTCTTATCTTTATGAATTTATATAA
- a CDS encoding AzlC family ABC transporter permease, whose translation MDEFKFALKKYILIAFAYLFIGITCGLLMKEAGYGVFWSFFSSAFVYGGTIQLLMVGLLKAHTPIITVGLVSLFVNSRHMFYGLTYIEEFKEIRKKSYLKFLYLALTLTDEVYSLYTSSKFPERLDRTKTMLWINALSYFTWMSGCVLGNIAFNFISFSLEGIDFIIVEFFCNVVISQIITDKSYISTSIGVISSILAFLIVGNNFILLAITFSMILLLLLKNKIVKKEVDKYE comes from the coding sequence TTGGACGAATTTAAGTTTGCATTAAAAAAATATATTTTAATAGCTTTTGCTTATCTTTTTATTGGAATAACTTGTGGACTTTTAATGAAAGAAGCAGGTTATGGTGTCTTTTGGTCATTTTTTTCATCAGCCTTTGTCTATGGTGGAACAATACAACTTTTAATGGTTGGACTTTTAAAAGCACATACTCCAATAATAACAGTTGGTTTAGTTTCATTATTTGTAAATTCAAGACATATGTTCTATGGTTTAACATATATAGAAGAATTTAAAGAAATTAGGAAAAAATCATATTTAAAATTTCTGTATCTGGCATTAACTCTAACTGATGAAGTTTATTCACTTTATACAAGTTCAAAATTTCCTGAAAGATTAGATAGGACAAAAACAATGCTTTGGATAAATGCACTATCATATTTTACTTGGATGTCTGGTTGTGTTTTAGGAAATATTGCATTTAACTTTATTAGTTTTAGTTTAGAAGGAATAGATTTTATAATTGTTGAATTTTTCTGTAATGTTGTTATCTCTCAAATAATTACTGATAAATCATATATTTCAACTTCAATTGGAGTAATATCATCTATTCTTGCCTTCTTAATAGTAGGAAACAATTTTATACTTTTAGCTATTACATTTAGTATGATTTTATTATTGCTATTAAAAAATAAAATTGTTAAGAAAGAAGTTGATAAATATGAATAA
- a CDS encoding aryl-sulfate sulfotransferase encodes MGLPSIYPTGVTIYKPEKCWNGYNLVPTIDSGALLFDMNGNEVRRWEQFHGFPNKLLPNGNLIGYSGDRNPKYGMQDGLDLVQVDYDGNIVWKFEKFEFVEDEGEEPRWMARTHHDYQREGNPVGYYVPGQIPEVNKGNTLILAHKTLYNEKISDKKLLDDVFYEVDWEGNILWQWNANEHFDEIGFSEDAKKTIYSNPNMRNADGGVGDWLHINCMSYLGPNKYYDNGDERFNPENIIFDSREANFIAIISKKTGKIVWKIGPNWNDEDIKHIDFIIGPHHAHLIPQGLPGAGNILVFDNGGWGGYGLPNPSSKDGLKNALRDYSRVLEINPITLEIVWEFTPESIKAAIPTDAAKFYSPYVSSAQRLPNGNTLIDEGSDGRVFEVTAEKEIVWEWISPYFTDDGEDAKTTNNMIYRAYRYPYDWVPQEEKPIEIEIKPIDIKTYRLENSGKFGAKYVVKVEGTIPYSVSAALCVAKIDESKKVNKEKLFTVNRNLFEEVIEEKRNIEKLELILFGAERCKHCKALHPIIEKVLESDLAKYIKAKYVDVDRNPEITERYKVQGIPVIIITDGEKELSRKAGEKSYNELYSWIEDLINKNVR; translated from the coding sequence ATGGGATTACCAAGTATTTATCCAACAGGAGTGACTATATATAAACCAGAAAAATGTTGGAATGGCTATAATTTAGTACCTACAATAGATTCAGGAGCTTTATTATTTGATATGAATGGAAATGAAGTGAGAAGATGGGAACAATTTCATGGTTTTCCTAATAAACTTCTTCCAAATGGGAATCTAATAGGATATTCAGGGGATAGAAATCCAAAATATGGTATGCAAGATGGACTTGATTTAGTTCAAGTAGATTATGATGGAAATATTGTATGGAAATTTGAAAAGTTTGAGTTTGTTGAAGATGAGGGAGAAGAGCCAAGATGGATGGCAAGAACTCATCATGATTATCAAAGAGAAGGAAATCCTGTTGGATATTATGTTCCTGGACAAATTCCAGAAGTAAATAAAGGTAATACACTTATTCTTGCACATAAAACTCTTTATAATGAAAAAATAAGTGATAAAAAATTACTTGATGATGTATTTTATGAAGTTGATTGGGAAGGAAATATACTTTGGCAATGGAATGCAAATGAACATTTTGATGAAATAGGTTTTAGTGAAGATGCAAAAAAGACTATTTATTCTAATCCTAATATGAGAAATGCAGATGGTGGTGTTGGAGATTGGCTTCATATAAATTGTATGAGTTATTTAGGACCAAATAAATATTATGATAATGGAGATGAGAGATTTAACCCTGAAAATATTATTTTTGATAGTAGGGAAGCAAATTTTATTGCAATTATTTCTAAAAAAACTGGAAAAATAGTATGGAAGATTGGGCCAAATTGGAATGATGAAGATATTAAACATATTGATTTTATAATAGGACCTCATCATGCACATTTAATACCACAAGGTTTACCTGGTGCAGGAAATATTCTTGTCTTTGATAATGGAGGTTGGGGAGGATATGGATTACCTAATCCTTCTAGTAAAGATGGTTTAAAAAATGCTCTAAGAGATTATTCAAGAGTTTTAGAAATAAATCCTATTACTCTTGAAATTGTGTGGGAGTTTACACCTGAGTCTATAAAAGCTGCTATACCAACAGATGCAGCTAAATTTTATAGCCCTTATGTAAGTTCTGCACAAAGATTACCTAATGGAAATACTTTGATAGATGAAGGTTCAGATGGAAGAGTATTTGAAGTTACAGCAGAAAAAGAAATAGTTTGGGAATGGATATCACCTTATTTTACAGATGATGGAGAGGATGCTAAAACAACTAACAATATGATTTACAGAGCATATAGATATCCTTATGACTGGGTTCCACAAGAAGAAAAACCTATTGAGATAGAAATAAAACCTATTGATATTAAAACATATAGACTTGAAAATTCAGGAAAGTTTGGAGCAAAATATGTAGTAAAAGTAGAAGGAACTATTCCGTATAGTGTTAGTGCTGCCTTATGTGTTGCAAAAATAGATGAAAGTAAAAAAGTAAATAAGGAAAAATTATTCACAGTAAATAGAAATCTTTTTGAAGAAGTTATTGAAGAAAAGAGAAATATAGAGAAATTAGAATTAATTTTATTTGGAGCAGAAAGATGTAAACATTGTAAGGCACTTCATCCAATTATTGAAAAGGTATTAGAAAGTGATTTAGCTAAATATATTAAGGCAAAATATGTAGATGTTGACAGAAATCCAGAAATAACTGAAAGATATAAAGTACAAGGAATACCAGTTATTATTATTACAGATGGAGAAAAAGAACTTTCAAGAAAAGCAGGAGAAAAATCTTACAATGAATTATATTCATGGATAGAAGATTTAATAAATAAAAATGTAAGATAA
- a CDS encoding DMT family transporter produces the protein MKKNRYFGDLMLFLAAFIWGTAFVAQIAGMDRIGPFTFNMARSIVAVISLGAYLIFTKAKLPKDMSFLLKGGLVCGFFIFVGTSLQQIGLQYTTAGKTGFITSFYILILPFLTMIFLKHKIDVLTWISIIIGFIGLYLLAIPNLSDFSMNKGDFIVFLGSFCWAGHILVIDYYSKKVNPVELSFLQFIVLSILSGICAFIFENETATLSNIFSSWKSIAYAGFLSSGVAYTLQMVGQKYTKPVVASLILSLEAVFAALAGYLILDEVMTSREFLGSFIVFLAMIFSQIPKDLFKKKYIEIKK, from the coding sequence ATGAAGAAAAATAGATATTTTGGAGATTTAATGTTATTCTTAGCAGCATTTATATGGGGAACTGCCTTTGTTGCTCAGATAGCAGGAATGGATAGGATAGGTCCTTTTACTTTTAATATGGCTCGTTCTATAGTTGCAGTGATAAGTCTTGGAGCTTATTTAATTTTTACTAAAGCTAAATTACCTAAAGATATGTCTTTTTTATTAAAAGGTGGTTTAGTCTGTGGTTTCTTTATCTTTGTAGGAACCTCTCTACAACAAATCGGTCTCCAATATACAACAGCAGGAAAAACAGGGTTTATAACATCATTCTATATTTTAATTCTTCCTTTCTTAACTATGATTTTTTTAAAACATAAAATAGATGTATTGACTTGGATAAGTATAATTATAGGTTTTATTGGACTTTATTTATTAGCAATTCCAAACTTAAGTGATTTTTCAATGAATAAAGGAGACTTTATAGTATTTCTTGGTTCTTTTTGTTGGGCAGGACATATTTTAGTTATAGATTATTATTCTAAAAAAGTTAATCCAGTTGAATTATCATTTTTACAATTTATTGTATTAAGTATTCTATCAGGAATTTGTGCTTTTATTTTTGAAAATGAAACTGCTACATTAAGTAATATTTTCTCTTCATGGAAGTCTATTGCATATGCTGGATTCCTCTCATCAGGAGTAGCTTATACTTTACAAATGGTAGGACAAAAATATACAAAACCTGTAGTTGCCTCATTAATTTTAAGTTTAGAAGCTGTCTTTGCAGCTCTTGCAGGATACTTAATACTTGATGAAGTTATGACATCTAGAGAATTTTTAGGAAGTTTTATTGTATTTTTAGCTATGATTTTCTCACAAATACCTAAGGATTTATTTAAGAAAAAATATATAGAAATAAAAAAATAA
- a CDS encoding branched-chain amino acid transporter permease, translated as MNNNLYIFLAMISAAIGMIICRMLPYIIFANGKLPKLVKFYEKYLPYSLMAILFCYCLSSIKFSVYPYGFPEILTLLIVASLQFWKKNMMLSLFLGTVIYLIIIRYV; from the coding sequence ATGAATAATAATCTTTATATTTTTTTAGCTATGATATCTGCTGCTATTGGAATGATTATTTGCAGAATGTTACCCTATATTATTTTTGCAAATGGAAAATTACCAAAATTAGTAAAGTTTTATGAAAAATATCTTCCTTATTCATTAATGGCAATATTATTTTGTTATTGTTTAAGTTCAATTAAATTCTCTGTATATCCTTATGGTTTTCCAGAAATTTTAACTCTACTTATTGTTGCCTCTTTACAATTTTGGAAAAAAAATATGATGTTATCTTTATTTTTAGGAACTGTAATTTATTTAATTATAATTAGATATGTGTAA
- a CDS encoding CvfB family protein — protein MIKVGKRQKLVINNFASVGAYLFAGTDDDKDNILLPNNELEGKDLKEGDEVEVLIYRDSEDRLIATFRKTEALVGTLAKLEVVDDNPKLGAFLDWGLNKDLMLPNSQKETKVEIGKKYLVGLYEDSKGRVSATMKIYKFLMPSNDIKKGDIVNATVYRVNDEIGTFVAVEDRYFGLIPKSECFEEYSVGDELNLRVTRVREDKKLDLSPRKLLSDQMESDAELVLGKMRLLKEHFRFNDNSSAEDIKDYFGISKKAFRRAIGSLLKNGLIEKNGDYFILKK, from the coding sequence ATGATAAAAGTTGGTAAAAGACAAAAATTAGTTATAAATAATTTTGCAAGTGTAGGAGCATATTTATTTGCTGGAACAGATGATGATAAGGATAATATTCTTCTTCCTAATAATGAACTTGAAGGAAAAGATTTAAAGGAAGGAGATGAAGTTGAAGTTCTAATTTATAGAGATAGTGAGGACAGACTTATTGCTACATTTAGAAAAACAGAAGCACTTGTTGGAACACTTGCTAAATTAGAAGTTGTTGATGATAATCCAAAATTAGGAGCTTTTCTGGATTGGGGGCTTAATAAAGATTTAATGTTACCAAATTCTCAAAAAGAAACTAAAGTTGAAATTGGTAAAAAATATTTAGTTGGACTTTATGAGGATAGTAAAGGTAGAGTATCTGCTACAATGAAAATATATAAATTCTTAATGCCTTCAAATGATATAAAAAAAGGTGATATTGTCAATGCAACAGTTTATAGAGTAAATGATGAGATAGGAACATTTGTTGCAGTTGAAGATAGATATTTTGGACTAATTCCTAAAAGTGAATGTTTTGAAGAATATTCTGTTGGAGATGAATTAAATTTAAGAGTTACAAGAGTTAGAGAAGATAAAAAATTAGATTTAAGTCCTAGAAAACTTTTATCAGACCAAATGGAAAGTGATGCAGAACTTGTACTTGGAAAAATGAGACTTTTAAAAGAACATTTTCGTTTCAACGATAATAGTTCAGCAGAAGATATTAAGGATTACTTTGGTATAAGTAAGAAAGCATTTAGAAGAGCTATTGGTAGTCTTTTAAAAAATGGATTAATAGAAAAAAATGGAGATTATTTTATATTAAAAAAATAG
- a CDS encoding MBL fold metallo-hydrolase encodes MGNIKFEHIRNATSKITYKGITFLIDPMLAPKDAYPGFEGTYNNHLRFPLVDLPNLIMEILKDVDAIIVTHTHLDHWDNYAVENIRKDIPIFVQNKKDYNIIKEQGFKNIFILEEEIDFKDIKLIKTGGSHGTVEMYAEDWFTEIAGDAMGIIFQAEGQKTVYFVGDTIWTADVNKALNRFKPEIIVMNTGAARALAFKEPIIMGKEDVEHMVKAMPNSQIVAVHLDSVNHATVTRKDLREFIKAKNIEKNVIVPEDGEIIKF; translated from the coding sequence ATGGGAAATATTAAATTTGAACATATCAGAAATGCAACAAGCAAAATAACATATAAAGGAATTACTTTTTTAATTGATCCTATGCTAGCACCAAAAGATGCTTATCCAGGATTTGAAGGAACATATAACAATCATCTTCGTTTTCCTTTGGTTGATTTACCAAATTTAATAATGGAAATTTTAAAAGATGTTGATGCCATAATAGTAACTCATACTCATTTAGACCATTGGGATAATTATGCAGTGGAAAATATAAGAAAAGATATTCCTATATTTGTTCAAAATAAAAAAGATTATAATATTATAAAAGAACAAGGATTTAAAAATATTTTTATTCTTGAAGAAGAAATAGATTTTAAAGATATAAAATTAATAAAAACTGGCGGTTCTCATGGTACTGTTGAAATGTATGCTGAAGATTGGTTTACAGAAATTGCTGGCGATGCAATGGGTATTATATTTCAAGCTGAAGGACAAAAAACAGTGTACTTTGTTGGAGATACTATCTGGACTGCTGATGTAAATAAAGCATTAAATCGTTTTAAACCAGAAATTATAGTTATGAATACAGGTGCTGCTCGTGCACTTGCATTTAAAGAGCCAATTATAATGGGAAAAGAAGATGTAGAACATATGGTAAAAGCTATGCCTAATTCTCAAATCGTAGCTGTACATTTAGATAGTGTAAATCATGCTACTGTTACTCGTAAAGATTTAAGAGAATTTATAAAAGCTAAAAATATTGAAAAAAATGTTATAGTTCCAGAAGATGGAGAAATAATAAAATTTTAA
- a CDS encoding toxin-antitoxin system YwqK family antitoxin, giving the protein MQKKNILILFIIFINLSFSTLSKNDKFTRSENIEFRNGYYYLIGEKEPFTGIIEFQDESGKIMKGNFLNGIANGMAKTYSSDGKLLSETPYENGKKNGKHKRYYPNGNVELEKNYKNDKEDGMRISYYENGKIKIIGKWENDVPVGKGQVYDEEGNVIAETIYENGEVKVFEK; this is encoded by the coding sequence ATGCAAAAGAAAAATATTTTAATACTTTTTATAATTTTTATTAATTTAAGCTTTAGTACCTTATCTAAAAATGATAAATTTACAAGAAGTGAAAATATTGAGTTTAGAAATGGTTATTATTATTTAATTGGAGAGAAAGAACCTTTTACTGGTATCATTGAGTTTCAAGATGAAAGTGGAAAAATTATGAAAGGAAATTTTTTAAATGGAATTGCTAATGGAATGGCAAAAACATATTCTTCTGATGGAAAACTTCTTTCAGAAACTCCATATGAAAATGGAAAGAAAAATGGAAAACATAAAAGATACTATCCAAATGGAAATGTAGAATTAGAAAAGAATTATAAAAATGATAAAGAAGATGGAATGAGAATATCATATTATGAAAATGGGAAAATTAAGATAATAGGAAAATGGGAAAATGATGTTCCTGTTGGTAAAGGACAAGTTTATGATGAAGAAGGAAATGTGATTGCTGAAACAATTTATGAAAATGGAGAAGTTAAAGTATTTGAAAAATAA
- a CDS encoding DUF2828 family protein: MNFFGKTLEILKRTWNNAVTNESTLNFNLDMFAYSSRDREQDHEKNKNRFKNALIENDKIALANLLYTLDIRNGKGERALFKSYFSALIEMNKDCAIQILPYIPELGRWDYVFKGIGTEIEENVYEFIRAYLMMNIKNYNENKPVSLLAKWLPSIKTHNKKNYFAVKLVKKLNLTEKEYRRILSKLRDRLNIVEKHITNKEYEKIDYISVPSKAMVKYKNLFFVKDEFRFKEFIEELKASKKTKYDNLFMNDFVKMYLDNLGKIGVNYLYGKSIKEAYKNSISNLVKDLSLKELEDRQILLQRFGDEKNLINTMWKKQSKIEFDKNVLVVADTSGSMQGTPFETAVSLAIYISQNNKSDEWRNKFIIFSSDCIEYSYNKNAEFTDILDGIPFIVENTNIDKVFKKILNDSVEKKLPQLDEVIIISDMEFDAVQNKSDMSNFKYWKSEFAKHNYELPKIIFWNVAKNIGSFPVTKLDYGTCLVSGYSKNILKSIIDIENFDPIDIMLKTLEEKNYFKMVKEIKENLSKKEFE, from the coding sequence ATGAATTTTTTTGGAAAAACATTAGAAATTTTAAAAAGAACTTGGAATAATGCAGTTACAAATGAAAGTACATTGAATTTTAATTTGGATATGTTTGCTTATTCTAGTAGAGATAGAGAACAAGATCATGAAAAAAATAAAAATAGATTTAAAAATGCATTAATAGAAAATGATAAAATAGCACTTGCTAATTTACTATATACTCTTGACATAAGAAATGGTAAAGGAGAAAGAGCTTTATTTAAATCTTATTTTTCTGCACTTATAGAGATGAATAAAGACTGTGCCATTCAAATACTTCCATATATTCCTGAACTAGGAAGATGGGATTATGTATTTAAAGGAATAGGAACTGAAATTGAAGAAAATGTATATGAGTTTATTAGAGCTTATTTAATGATGAATATAAAAAATTATAATGAGAATAAACCAGTCTCTCTTTTAGCAAAGTGGCTACCCTCTATAAAAACTCATAATAAGAAAAATTATTTTGCAGTAAAATTAGTTAAAAAATTAAATTTAACTGAAAAAGAGTATAGAAGAATTTTATCTAAGTTAAGAGATAGGTTAAATATAGTTGAAAAACATATAACTAATAAAGAGTATGAGAAAATTGATTATATTTCAGTACCAAGTAAAGCTATGGTTAAGTATAAAAATTTATTTTTTGTTAAGGATGAATTCAGATTTAAAGAATTTATTGAAGAATTAAAGGCTAGTAAAAAAACTAAATATGATAATCTATTTATGAATGATTTTGTGAAAATGTATTTAGATAATTTAGGAAAAATAGGAGTAAATTATCTTTATGGTAAGAGTATAAAAGAGGCTTATAAAAATTCAATATCAAACCTTGTTAAAGATTTATCTTTAAAAGAATTAGAAGACAGACAAATTTTATTACAAAGATTTGGTGACGAAAAAAATTTAATTAATACAATGTGGAAAAAACAATCAAAAATAGAATTTGATAAAAATGTTCTTGTAGTAGCAGATACAAGTGGTTCAATGCAAGGAACTCCTTTTGAAACAGCTGTTTCTCTCGCAATATATATTTCTCAAAATAATAAATCTGATGAATGGAGAAATAAATTTATAATTTTTTCTAGTGATTGTATTGAATATTCTTATAATAAAAATGCTGAATTTACAGATATTTTAGATGGAATTCCTTTTATTGTTGAAAATACAAATATTGATAAAGTTTTTAAAAAAATATTAAATGACAGTGTAGAAAAAAAGCTTCCTCAATTAGATGAAGTTATAATTATATCTGATATGGAATTTGATGCTGTTCAAAATAAAAGTGATATGAGTAATTTTAAGTATTGGAAATCTGAGTTTGCAAAACATAACTATGAGTTACCAAAAATTATATTTTGGAATGTTGCTAAAAATATCGGTTCATTCCCTGTTACAAAATTAGATTATGGAACTTGTTTAGTAAGTGGGTATAGTAAAAATATTTTAAAATCAATAATTGATATAGAGAATTTTGATCCCATTGATATTATGTTAAAAACTTTAGAAGAAAAGAATTATTTTAAAATGGTTAAAGAAATAAAAGAAAATTTGAGTAAAAAAGAATTTGAATAA